The following nucleotide sequence is from Peribacillus sp. ACCC06369.
ACCCCAAACTTTGATTAACAAACTTATTCCAAATATCCCGCCATTTATTATATGAATGGGGATTATAAACAGGTTAAGACCAATTCCAATGCAAAAACTTGAAAAAAGCAGAGTAACAAACTTTTTCATAAAAATATTCCCCTTGTCCAAATCATTATCTTAAAATATATGAGAGGAATTTAAATATATACTTAGCTGACTGGAAATTACGATTGCTATTTGTATATTGTTGGCTTTGTTTTTCAGATGATTTTCTGAAGTTTTGCTGAGTTCAGCAGGATTAAAATAAAGGCCGTCTCCTTGAGACCATGTAATCAGGGCAAAAATAAGAGACACTCATAAAAAGGTGTCCCTTATTCAGTAATTATATGTCTTAATGGGGCAAGTCCGTAAATAAGAGGATGTATTTAACCTTGGAAACTAGGTTAGGTTTAACTTTGCTTATTCAAGCTGATTTTTTTTGATAGACGATTTGTGATGGTATCTTCTTGTGGTGAAGTTCGCCGTATGAAAAAGGCCAGTATGAACGCAACTATGGTTAAACATGTAGCTATCATGAATGCATCATCTACTCCCATTACGCTTCCTTGTTTAATGGCCATGGTCATTTGAGATGTATTTTCTGGTGATATGTTTCTTTGAGTTAAAATTTCCTGTACATGTTTCGTTCCCTGATTTGTCATGACAGACACAAAGAATGCCATGCCAACGGCACCTGCCACCATTCTCAACGTATTGACCATGGCTGTTCCATATTTATTCAGGCTAAGTGCCAATTCATTTAATCCAGCTGTGAAGATAGGCATCATCAGTATCGACATGCCGAACATTCTAATGGTATATACCCACACCACATAAGAATAAGACGTATCTGTTTCAAGCCGTGTTAAAAGATAGGTTGTAATAATAGTGATGGCAAGTCCGCTTACCGCAAGCCATCTCGCACCAAATCGATCAAAAAGCTTACCTGTGATAGGAGACATGATTCCCATTAAAATACCGCCAGGCAATAGCATGAGACCGGATTCCATCGGAGTGAACCCACGGATATTCTGCATATAGATTGGCATGATGATCATTCCAGAGAACATACCCATAGTCGCGATGATGTTGATGATTGTCGTTAATGTGAACATTCGGTAACGAAAAATTCTAAATTCCAGAATAGGATGCTTTACAGTAAATTGCCTCCAGACAAATAAAGCTAAACTGATTCCTCCAACAAGGAACATGGTCAGGACTTCGAAACTGCCCCAGCCCTTGGTACCGCCTGTAGCAAATCCGTATAGAACTCCGCCAAATCCGATAGTGGATAGAATTACACCCGTTTTATCGAGTTTGGGTCTGCTAGTATTCCCTACTTTTTTAATGATGAAAATTGCAAATATAAAGTCAAGAAGGGCAAATGGGAAAATGATGAAAAACAGAACCCGCCATGAATAGTTTTGTATGATCCATCCTGATAACGTCGGTCCCACGGCTGGTGCAAAATTCATGGCGATACCAAATATACCCATTGCGAAACCGCGTCTGTTAGGAGGGAATAAAGTGAAAATTACATTTGTAATCAAAGGGAATAAAATCCCTGCACCTGCAGCTTGAACCACACGTCCGATCAATAAGACGGAGAAGCTAGGGGCAACTCCACATAGAAAAGTTCCTAAAGCAAAGAGTCCCATCGAAGCAAGATATAATTGCCTTGTGTTGAATCGTTCCATTAAGAAAGCTG
It contains:
- a CDS encoding DHA2 family efflux MFS transporter permease subunit; this translates as MNHDKTAITKVRTGPMFAVMLAGALVAFLNQTLINIALPQLMNHFEISAATANWLTTIFLLVNGIVIPITAFLMERFNTRQLYLASMGLFALGTFLCGVAPSFSVLLIGRVVQAAGAGILFPLITNVIFTLFPPNRRGFAMGIFGIAMNFAPAVGPTLSGWIIQNYSWRVLFFIIFPFALLDFIFAIFIIKKVGNTSRPKLDKTGVILSTIGFGGVLYGFATGGTKGWGSFEVLTMFLVGGISLALFVWRQFTVKHPILEFRIFRYRMFTLTTIINIIATMGMFSGMIIMPIYMQNIRGFTPMESGLMLLPGGILMGIMSPITGKLFDRFGARWLAVSGLAITIITTYLLTRLETDTSYSYVVWVYTIRMFGMSILMMPIFTAGLNELALSLNKYGTAMVNTLRMVAGAVGMAFFVSVMTNQGTKHVQEILTQRNISPENTSQMTMAIKQGSVMGVDDAFMIATCLTIVAFILAFFIRRTSPQEDTITNRLSKKISLNKQS